From the bacterium genome, the window CGAAGCATAACCATACCGCAAAACACCTTCAATTCCTTAGCAAGCTGGCTACAGACTCCCCTTCCCACCAATTGGTATGCAATTTCCTTCTTGATAGGTGGCTTGATATTCACGCTCTTTCTCTATTTTATGAAATTGAATTTCATTTGGTGGCCTTTCAATCCCTTCGGATATGCTATAGCGAACACATTCACTATGACCTGGCTTTGGATGCCCTTCTTCTTGGCTTGGTTGATAAAGCTATTCATAATAAAATATGGTGGTATGAAGCTTTACAGGCAGGCGATGCCCTTCTTCTTGGGCTTGATAATGGGAGATTTCGTGGGCGGAGGATTGACGACGCTTCTTGGCTGTCTAATAAAGATGAATGTATATCCGATAAACTGGTAGCAAAGTTGTGGAGAAATGTATAAACTTTATCAAAAATTCTAAAAAGGAGGGTTTGATATGGCGAAGGTATTGATTGTTTATCATTCAATGAGCGGGAACACCGAGGCTGCAGCGAGAGCTGTTGCAGAGGGAGTGAAACAAGTTGAAGGTGTTGAGGTGATTTTGAAGGAAGCGATGAAGGCAACTGTGGATGATTTGCTGGAGTGCGACGCGATAGCAATTGGAACTCCCGATTACTTCAGCTATATGGCGGGAGCTCTTAAGGATTTCTTTGACCGCACCTTCTACCCAACACATGGGAAGGTAAACGATAAACCCTACTTCGCCTTCGTGACTCACGGAGGCGGTGGAAGAGCTTTGGAGAGCGTGGAGAGAATAGCTAACGCGTTCAACTTCAAGAAGGCGGTTGAACCTGTCTTGGTCAAAGGAAGACCGGATGAGAAGGCGGAAGCGAAGCTTATGGAGGCAGGAAGGAAGCTCGCCGAAGTAGCGAAAGAACGAAGTCGTCCGCTTTGAATTTATCTCAGCTCTTGTCCATTCTTAAATGTCATTTAAATAAAAACCTTTTGCTCTTGATTTTTCTTTTTCCCCTCCTCTCCTATGGAGAGGAGGTTATCTCTATCTGGGGTGGAGGAGAAAGGGGATGGCAGGGATGGATAAGCGAGGGCTCATTTTCCCAGACCACTCGCTCTCGCCCTTCCAACCCATTCCCCTCCCTGCCTCATTATGAATCAAGCGAAACGGAAACCGCCGTCCTTCGTTCTCCCGTCTTCACTATCAGGGGAGATATCCTTCGCTTTTGGGTCAATGGCTGGGACGGAAGAAGCGGAGAAAAGGGAAAGAATTTCTTCTATCTTTGCTCTGCTGAGGATGGCTCAATTCTCCGCACAGCTATCCCTCCCCTCTCCGATGAATTCCAGCCTCTCTCTTGGCTAATAGGCGACCTAAAAGGGAAAAAAGTCTTTTTTTCCGCCGTTGATAACAATAGGGAAACGGGATTCGCCTGGCTGGGAGTTGCCCTCGTTGAGGAAATCAAAAAGGATATCCCCCAGAATAAAAGCAATCTCTACGCTGTCCCCCTCTCCTTCGGCTTGGGGACATTTCGCATCCTCACCTATGATGGAGCTCATCGCACCACTCCTCCCTATCTCTCCTCCCTGGGAGGAGGTGAACAGGGAACGGGAGCCATCCGCTCTCCAGTTTTCACCATCGGAGTTCCCAGGATTCGCCTTCTCGTCAACGGCTGGGATGGGCAAAGAGGGGAAAGAGGGGAAAATCGCTTCCAA encodes:
- a CDS encoding NAD(P)H-dependent oxidoreductase, with protein sequence MAKVLIVYHSMSGNTEAAARAVAEGVKQVEGVEVILKEAMKATVDDLLECDAIAIGTPDYFSYMAGALKDFFDRTFYPTHGKVNDKPYFAFVTHGGGGRALESVERIANAFNFKKAVEPVLVKGRPDEKAEAKLMEAGRKLAEVAKERSRPL